From the Sulfitobacter sp. OXR-159 genome, the window ATCTGGCGAAGACACCAGAGAATGGACCCACCGGTCGCTTTTTGGCGGCTCCCCGCCGGCCCACGGGCATGACGTTCTTTTGGGGGTGTTGTTCGACCCTTTGGCCGCGCATAGGTACGCCGGTGTCCTTGGGGGCACGGGACGATAGGCGTGGTCATGATTGCTTCTTTGGGATTTTATTTTGTGACGCTGTCTCTAGTGGCTTGTCTTGGGCTGGCGCTGGCATTGTTTTTGGGCGCAGGTCCGCGATGAACTACTGCGGCCCTCAAGAGCCACAGAGCATCGCTCTGAGCATTTTGAGAAACGAGGCGCTAACCCTTTGCCTTGGGATGACTTTAGCCTTTGACCTGGCCGCCTTTTAGGTCTGTAGTAACGAACCCGCCCGCGTCTTGATGCCGTCCTCCGGCGCTTCATGAAGGGCGCGAACGATACCAAAGGCACGACCAGGAGTTACACCTCTCCTAGGACGGGACCCATCTCAGGTCGTGCAATAAGAATGCCACTCGCCTAAAAACTATGGTGATAGCGGATCGCTAAAGTTTCTGAACCGGGGTTCGGACTTTTGAGGCGGGCGTTGGATTTGTGATCCAATGCGAGTGATACGCGGCTGGTATCATCCAGTTCGTACCCCAATCCGATTAGCGTCCGGAACTGCATGTTTCCATTGAGGGGCGTCCCATCGGAGCCTTTGGTGTATAGCCCGGGCATAAAGCTACCTTCAATGAACCACGGGCTATCCTTGAAGTGCCATTGAGCAGACAAGCCCGTGCCTATGAATATATCGCCATCGTGGTCGACTTGGGCCGCGACAGCAAAAGAGTAATCGGCATAGCGCCCCTCGAAGAAGGGCGCGGAGTGATACTCTGCGACAATGGCAGTTGCAGAGGTTTCAGTATGCTTGAGTACATCATCTACGCCGACGCCAAGCACCACCTCACCACAAAATGCTGCAGAAGTCGAAAACATAAAACATAGAGTGGGCGTTAATTGCTTCATATTAGACCTTGGTAGGGAGTGAGGGATGCAGAGATCAGGTACGGGTAAATGTCTGTATGATACAGATAGCGCCACCTCATTTGCGTAAGGACAGAGCGCGCGTTGTTTGTATGTGACACTTCATGCTGAAGGCAAAGTGGTCCAGGGCCCCGATCGTTGCACCTTAGAGGTTTCGGTTGGGGCGTTCATGGCTAGGTCGTCCACCGCCAAAAGACGCATGGTATCAAGGCTTTAAGTTGGTCTGTGCGCAAGATTTTGGCATTTTAACTAGCATGATGTAAGTCTGTAAATACATCAGAAGCAGGCGGGCCTCACCTAATGGGCCCGCCTGTATAGAAGGTGTGAAGGCTTTATACCGCATGGTCCGCCGTCCGGATGCCTCAAGGCTGGCCCTGTCCAACGCAGAGGTGTTGTAATCACGGATCAAAAACTGAACGACTTTGACAGCGTCACTGGCTAGAGCCGGACGTAACCTCTAAAGGCGGTCTGACGGTAGCTCGGTCTTTGCCGGAAATTCGGTTCCACGCTTTTGAGGAGCTCAATCAGTAACATCACTCGGGATTTTGATGTTGCGACCCGCCGCCCCCGCAATGTAGGCGTCATGAATGGTTTGGGAAATCATCGGATCGATGGCCCCATACTCCGTCATTAGCTCTTGTATATCTTTATATGATAAATCAGAAAATCGACGTTTATTCAGTCGGTTATATCCATCGACAAAGTCGCTCAAACAATATTCGGCCATCTTCCCCCTCCCACAGGTTTAAAGCAGCATATAGAATTTCGCTGGAAAGCATAAGCCATTCGAACGTGAAGGTGATGGGTGGTGTGGGACAGGCGTGCTCGCAGGGGGCGAGACGCTAGTGGATGGATAGGGGCAGAAGCAAAGGAAGCGATCTATCACACCTCATTAGGCATTGTGTTAGCAGATGATCGTGTCACGAGGATTGCTAGCGGTTACTCGAGCCCTAAGAAGAGCGGCATAGCGGCCATCACGTAGTTTTGCTGTGGCGCCAAGAGCGTTTCCTTTGCAGCAGGACCTATGTTGTCATTGTGATGTGTCGCGATGCCTAAAAAATGTGCGACTAGGTCCAATGCGAACAGGTCATTGTTGCTTTCTATTGTCACGGTCGGATCGCCACAAACAACGGATACTCTCATCACAACTCCAAGTTTGCCGAAGCATTACGATTTGATCCCGTTGTCATCCAGAATTGGGTTCGCATGTAGGCGAGCTTGTGAAATATTCCTCTAAAATCAGGCACTTTTGCCCCTGTAGCGTCACATTTCCACTTGTCGGCTGGGGAGGACCTAGTGTCTCTATGTAGAGGGGTGGCCATGCTTAAACATTTTAGAAGACTGCTTCTGTTGCAGACGCTCGACCAATCGACGATTCTTTTAGCTCAGTGCGGGCAAGGGCACGTTGGCTATGATCAAACAGCAGGCGCAAAATTGGAACACTTTACCACAAATATGGGCATTTCTAAGTAAACCTTGAAGTGTCAGCTTCATCGCATAAGGTGTTGTTAGTAAGGAGCCTT encodes:
- a CDS encoding acyloxyacyl hydrolase, with translation MKQLTPTLCFMFSTSAAFCGEVVLGVGVDDVLKHTETSATAIVAEYHSAPFFEGRYADYSFAVAAQVDHDGDIFIGTGLSAQWHFKDSPWFIEGSFMPGLYTKGSDGTPLNGNMQFRTLIGLGYELDDTSRVSLALDHKSNARLKSPNPGSETLAIRYHHSF